The Salipiger sp. H15 genome includes a window with the following:
- a CDS encoding response regulator transcription factor, with the protein MKDMQDAAASGTIGPVLIVDDHPLYSDALDAALRLAFPSCEPAKAQTLRAALDLLEGGFRPDLVMFDLKLPDVCGISGFQRLREALPEVPVLVISSLTSVQVVQALMQEGAAGFLPKDAPAPLLREALAEIAAGRRYVHAAYLGESVREAEEPPFEAMHPKLAELTPQQKRIMKLICAGKPNKQIAYELDLAEATVKAHITALLRRLGVQNRTQAAVLVESSQPATTIGAADADAQAFLSR; encoded by the coding sequence ATGAAAGACATGCAAGATGCGGCGGCATCGGGCACGATCGGGCCTGTCCTGATCGTCGATGACCATCCGCTCTACAGCGATGCGCTGGACGCCGCGCTGCGTCTGGCCTTTCCGTCATGCGAGCCGGCCAAGGCGCAGACGCTCCGCGCCGCGCTCGACCTGCTCGAGGGCGGGTTCCGGCCCGACCTCGTGATGTTCGACCTGAAGCTGCCGGATGTCTGTGGCATCTCCGGATTCCAGCGCCTGCGCGAGGCGCTGCCCGAGGTGCCGGTGCTGGTGATCTCGTCGCTGACCTCGGTGCAGGTGGTGCAGGCGCTGATGCAGGAGGGGGCCGCCGGGTTCCTGCCAAAGGACGCCCCGGCACCGCTGCTGCGCGAGGCGCTGGCCGAGATCGCCGCAGGCCGCCGTTACGTCCATGCCGCCTATCTTGGCGAGTCGGTGAGAGAGGCCGAGGAGCCGCCCTTCGAGGCGATGCATCCGAAGCTGGCCGAGCTGACGCCGCAGCAGAAGCGCATCATGAAGCTGATCTGCGCCGGCAAGCCCAACAAGCAGATCGCCTACGAACTGGACCTGGCCGAGGCCACCGTGAAGGCGCATATCACCGCGCTCCTGCGGCGGCTCGGTGTGCAGAACCGGACGCAGGCGGCGGTGCTGGTGGAAAGCTCGCAGCCCGCGACGACGATCGGGGCAGCGGATGCCGATGCGCAGGCCTTCCTGAGCCGCTGA
- a CDS encoding FIST N-terminal domain-containing protein: MPRFVRISVSHETAAATAVTEALAALDLSDACFILAFMPEGLVLDAVAEALEAGAEGVPVFGCTTAGTITTQGYETGALLLLAFPREHFRCASMLISPLKPLLMKSIASDVRNHAARFRRTAGWNRLALILADGLSKQEEMLVATLEAALGEVPVFGGSAGDNLAFEETFVLHDGRFHTNAALLLLVETDLEFRGLGFDHFLPTDQQMVVTHALPEERLVFEINGAPAALEYARIVGCPVERLSPEVFAENPMLVRQNMNYHVRAVHGAPSTHALSFLGAIDDGLILTLGRGKEILETLEHELDVTGSRDTAPDFVLGFDCVLRKLEIEQKQLAPEVSEIFRRRRVVGFNTYGEQHCGVHVNQTFVGVAFFEPGRRDFA; the protein is encoded by the coding sequence ATGCCCCGTTTTGTCCGGATCTCGGTCTCGCACGAGACCGCGGCCGCCACCGCCGTGACCGAGGCGCTGGCGGCGCTCGATCTTTCCGATGCCTGCTTCATCCTTGCCTTCATGCCCGAGGGCCTCGTGCTCGACGCGGTGGCCGAGGCTTTGGAGGCGGGGGCGGAGGGGGTGCCGGTCTTCGGCTGCACCACGGCGGGGACGATCACCACCCAGGGCTACGAGACCGGGGCGCTGCTGCTGCTGGCCTTCCCGCGCGAGCATTTCCGCTGCGCCTCGATGCTGATCTCGCCGCTGAAGCCGCTCCTGATGAAATCCATCGCCTCGGACGTGCGCAACCACGCCGCGCGCTTCCGGCGCACCGCGGGCTGGAACCGGCTGGCGCTGATCCTCGCCGACGGGCTGTCGAAGCAGGAGGAGATGCTGGTCGCCACGCTCGAGGCGGCGCTTGGCGAGGTGCCGGTCTTCGGCGGCTCTGCGGGCGACAACCTCGCCTTCGAGGAGACCTTCGTCCTTCACGACGGGCGCTTCCACACCAACGCCGCGCTGCTGCTGCTGGTCGAGACCGACCTCGAGTTCCGCGGCCTCGGCTTCGACCACTTCCTGCCCACCGACCAGCAGATGGTGGTGACCCACGCGCTGCCCGAGGAGCGGCTGGTCTTCGAGATCAACGGCGCCCCGGCGGCGCTCGAATACGCGCGCATCGTCGGCTGCCCGGTCGAGCGGCTCTCGCCGGAGGTCTTTGCCGAGAACCCGATGCTGGTGCGGCAGAACATGAACTACCACGTGCGGGCGGTGCACGGCGCGCCCAGCACCCACGCGCTGTCCTTCCTCGGGGCGATCGACGACGGGCTGATCCTGACGCTGGGCCGGGGCAAGGAGATCCTCGAGACGCTCGAGCACGAGCTCGACGTGACCGGCTCGCGCGACACGGCGCCGGATTTCGTGCTCGGCTTCGACTGCGTGCTGCGCAAGCTGGAGATCGAGCAGAAGCAGCTCGCCCCCGAGGTGAGCGAGATCTTCCGCCGCCGCAGGGTGGTCGGGTTCAACACCTACGGCGAGCAGCATTGCGGCGTGCACGTCAACCAGACCTTCGTCGGCGTCGCCTTCTTCGAGCCCGGGAGGCGCGACTTCGCATGA
- a CDS encoding PAS-domain containing protein, with translation MIDPDEPLEVQVARQAKIIDALVRRANRQHEVGGTAYGAFQSAIALQAQVWAKTRDLERTTDALRHARDDSERMRKNLADALAALDGGVALFTGGRLEVCNDIFQRLLPDISDRLRPGLEIGACLGAMAESDHLVTVEGSFDAALAQARRGMAGASVVSLVIELTGDRWYQINLQRTSDENLVLLLTEMTAIVRRNRSEKESLIDRQADYLQAVFENMTSGVCTFSPAGEVMMYNQQFRQLLGLPYTILQKGVELARMLDFVAQHGLIAEAAEHDIGHWLDRLERQGRLRRRLRHASGRMLDLHAHRLPDGGVLLELKDVTLETRATVMLENRVIERTAELTRANAQLRLQFEEKARVEEELRIAKERAEAAVSSKTRFLAAASHDLLQPINAAKLLIATLLEAAADTRFAPTVERLEGSFTSIEQLLHSLLDISRLESADSALTPSELCLGTLMRSVWEDQMPLAQRKGVQLDVVPSMVYVRSDPVYLLRSIQNLVVNALQYTPQGGRVLVGCRRRGGRVELQVWDTGIGISRKDQKRIFEEFARADNVPLGSGVGLGLSIVDRTCRQLGHQVRVRSKPGVGSVFSIEMEAVAGRRAEPVEGCERAPAVSYEMDHIVLLVENDSDVLYAFSQKLEQWGASVLAARSIGEALGHVRDMGMPPDIILADYQLDGDETGDVAIAEVRRACGAQVPAIMITAHRGNGLMKKGASQGFSVLTKPVQLARLRSLIEWKVRWQSPEA, from the coding sequence ATGATCGACCCCGACGAGCCGCTGGAGGTTCAGGTCGCCCGGCAGGCCAAGATCATCGACGCGCTGGTGCGCCGGGCGAACCGGCAGCACGAGGTCGGCGGCACCGCCTACGGCGCCTTCCAGTCAGCCATCGCGCTGCAGGCGCAGGTCTGGGCCAAGACCCGCGACCTCGAACGCACCACCGACGCGCTGCGCCACGCCCGCGACGACAGCGAACGGATGCGCAAGAACCTCGCCGACGCGCTGGCGGCGCTCGACGGTGGGGTGGCGCTGTTCACCGGCGGGCGGCTCGAGGTCTGCAACGACATCTTCCAGCGCCTGCTGCCCGACATCTCGGACCGGCTGCGCCCGGGGCTCGAGATCGGCGCCTGCCTCGGCGCCATGGCGGAAAGCGATCACCTCGTGACGGTCGAGGGCAGCTTCGACGCGGCGCTGGCGCAGGCGCGGCGGGGCATGGCGGGGGCCTCGGTCGTGTCGCTGGTGATCGAGCTGACCGGCGACCGGTGGTACCAGATCAACCTCCAGCGCACGAGCGACGAGAACCTCGTGCTGCTGCTCACCGAGATGACCGCCATCGTGCGGCGCAACCGGTCCGAGAAGGAAAGCCTGATCGACCGGCAGGCCGACTATCTGCAGGCGGTGTTCGAGAACATGACCTCGGGGGTCTGCACCTTCTCGCCGGCGGGCGAGGTGATGATGTACAACCAGCAGTTCCGCCAGTTGTTGGGGCTGCCCTACACGATCCTGCAGAAGGGGGTCGAGCTGGCGCGGATGCTGGATTTCGTCGCGCAGCACGGTCTCATCGCCGAGGCGGCCGAGCATGACATCGGCCACTGGCTTGACCGGCTCGAGCGGCAGGGGCGGCTGCGGCGGCGGCTGCGCCACGCCTCGGGGCGGATGCTGGACCTGCATGCGCACCGGCTGCCCGACGGCGGGGTGCTGCTCGAGCTGAAGGACGTGACGCTGGAAACCCGCGCCACGGTGATGCTGGAGAACCGGGTGATCGAGCGCACCGCCGAACTGACCCGCGCCAACGCGCAGCTGCGGCTGCAGTTCGAGGAAAAGGCCCGCGTCGAGGAAGAGCTGCGCATTGCCAAGGAACGTGCCGAGGCGGCGGTCTCGTCCAAGACCCGCTTCCTTGCCGCCGCGAGCCATGACCTGCTGCAGCCGATCAACGCCGCCAAGCTGCTCATCGCCACGCTGCTCGAGGCGGCGGCGGACACGCGCTTCGCGCCGACGGTGGAGCGGCTCGAGGGCTCGTTCACCTCGATCGAACAGCTGCTGCACTCGCTGCTCGACATCTCGCGGCTCGAAAGCGCCGACAGCGCGCTCACCCCGTCCGAGCTCTGCCTCGGCACGCTGATGCGCAGCGTCTGGGAGGACCAGATGCCGCTGGCGCAGCGCAAGGGGGTGCAGCTCGACGTCGTGCCGAGCATGGTCTACGTGCGCTCCGACCCGGTCTACCTGCTGCGCTCGATCCAGAACCTCGTGGTGAACGCGCTGCAGTACACGCCGCAGGGCGGGCGGGTGCTGGTCGGCTGCCGTCGCCGCGGCGGGCGGGTCGAGCTGCAGGTCTGGGACACCGGGATCGGCATCAGCCGCAAGGACCAGAAGCGCATCTTCGAGGAATTCGCGCGGGCCGACAACGTGCCGCTCGGCTCGGGCGTGGGGCTCGGCCTGTCGATCGTCGACCGCACCTGCCGCCAGCTCGGCCACCAGGTGCGCGTGCGCTCGAAGCCCGGTGTCGGCTCGGTCTTCAGCATCGAGATGGAGGCCGTCGCCGGTCGCCGCGCCGAGCCGGTGGAAGGCTGCGAGCGCGCCCCCGCCGTCTCCTACGAGATGGACCACATCGTGCTGCTGGTCGAGAACGACAGCGACGTGCTCTACGCCTTTTCCCAGAAGCTCGAGCAATGGGGGGCCAGCGTGCTGGCGGCGCGCTCGATCGGCGAGGCGCTGGGGCACGTGCGCGACATGGGCATGCCGCCCGACATCATCCTTGCCGACTACCAGCTCGACGGCGACGAGACCGGCGACGTGGCGATCGCCGAGGTCCGCCGCGCCTGCGGCGCGCAGGTTCCGGCGATCATGATCACCGCCCATCGCGGCAACGGGCTGATGAAGAAGGGCGCGTCGCAGGGCTTCTCGGTGCTGACCAAGCCGGTGCAGCTGGCGCGGCTGCGCTCGCTCATCGAGTGGAAGGTGCGCTGGCAGTCGCCGGAGGCGTAG